In one Nocardia tengchongensis genomic region, the following are encoded:
- a CDS encoding methylated-DNA--[protein]-cysteine S-methyltransferase — MGVYTTMASPVGELLLAGERRGGGVELTAVSMAGSKSLLVEGDWIADPEAFAEVVAQLTAYFAGERDSFDLRFGSRGTDFQRRVWQALDEIPYGTTATYGEIAKRIGAARTAVRAVGSAIGANPLLIVRPCHRVIGADGSLTGYAGGVERKQRLLELERAA, encoded by the coding sequence ATGGGCGTGTACACGACAATGGCCAGCCCGGTCGGTGAGCTGTTGCTCGCGGGCGAGCGGCGCGGCGGCGGGGTCGAGCTGACCGCGGTGTCGATGGCGGGCAGCAAAAGCCTTCTGGTGGAGGGTGACTGGATCGCCGACCCCGAGGCCTTCGCGGAGGTCGTCGCGCAGCTGACGGCCTACTTCGCCGGGGAACGCGACAGCTTCGATCTCCGATTCGGCAGCCGCGGAACCGATTTCCAGCGCCGGGTCTGGCAGGCCCTCGACGAGATCCCCTACGGCACCACCGCCACCTACGGGGAGATCGCGAAACGCATCGGGGCCGCGCGCACCGCGGTGCGCGCGGTGGGATCGGCCATCGGGGCCAACCCCCTGCTCATCGTGCGGCCCTGCCACCGCGTGATCGGCGCCGACGGGTCGCTCACCGGCTACGCCGGGGGAGTGGAACGCAAGCAGCGGCTGCTGGAGCTCGAGCGGGCCGCGTGA
- a CDS encoding 2OG-Fe(II) oxygenase: protein MTAAVAKSVWAARVAQQEWATLAGELDEYGHALTGPLLTPGECRTLAGLYDADEHFRSTVEMARHRFGSGEYRYFTHDLPELVAELRAALYPALLPIARDWAARLGRPGTWPDRLEDWIAQCHRAGQTKGSQILLRYGPGDWNALHRDLFGDMVFPLQVVIGLDTPGTDYTGGEFLMVEQRPRAQSRGAATALPQGHGLIFTTRDRPVRGARGWSAAPMRHGVSLVRSGHRRTLGLVFHDA, encoded by the coding sequence ATGACCGCCGCCGTCGCGAAATCGGTGTGGGCCGCCAGGGTCGCCCAGCAGGAGTGGGCGACCCTGGCCGGTGAGCTCGACGAATACGGGCACGCGCTCACCGGGCCACTGCTCACCCCCGGGGAATGCCGCACGCTCGCAGGTCTTTACGACGCGGACGAGCACTTCCGCTCGACGGTCGAGATGGCCCGGCACCGGTTCGGGTCCGGCGAGTACCGGTACTTCACCCACGACCTGCCCGAGCTCGTGGCGGAACTGCGGGCGGCCCTCTACCCGGCCTTGCTGCCCATCGCCCGGGACTGGGCGGCGCGACTGGGCAGGCCCGGCACCTGGCCGGACCGTCTGGAGGACTGGATCGCCCAGTGCCACCGCGCGGGTCAGACCAAGGGTTCGCAGATCCTGCTGCGCTACGGCCCCGGCGACTGGAACGCGCTGCACCGGGACCTGTTCGGGGACATGGTGTTCCCGCTCCAGGTGGTGATCGGCCTGGACACGCCCGGTACCGACTACACCGGCGGTGAGTTCCTGATGGTCGAGCAGCGCCCGCGCGCCCAATCCCGGGGCGCGGCAACGGCATTGCCGCAGGGACACGGCCTGATCTTCACCACCCGTGACCGGCCGGTCCGGGGCGCGCGAGGGTGGTCGGCCGCGCCCATGCGGCACGGTGTCAGCCTGGTGCGTTCCGGGCATCGACGCACCCTCGGCCTGGTCTTCCACGATGCCTGA
- a CDS encoding Ada metal-binding domain-containing protein has protein sequence MPRAEPVVRDESAVREYILLGADGRPYPSRTPGAVGGHRRMKIYGRLDCPAALRALARGGYVTHRVFFADEPTAVAAGYRPCAVCSPDAYRRWRARQAG, from the coding sequence ATGCCGCGAGCGGAGCCGGTGGTGCGTGACGAGTCGGCCGTGCGCGAGTACATCCTGCTGGGTGCGGACGGCCGCCCCTATCCCAGCCGGACGCCCGGAGCCGTCGGCGGCCATCGCCGCATGAAGATCTACGGCCGCCTGGACTGCCCGGCCGCACTGCGCGCCCTGGCCCGCGGCGGCTACGTCACCCATCGCGTGTTCTTCGCCGACGAGCCCACCGCGGTCGCGGCCGGATATCGGCCGTGCGCGGTGTGCTCACCGGACGCCTATCGGCGCTGGCGCGCCCGGCAGGCCGGGTGA
- a CDS encoding AAA family ATPase has translation MLTTLAVENYRSLRTLRVPIPGQSMFNADPEIKCEAAWAGPVLRPSTVLAQRSGPVVQLRGEGDGWGLVPHTLKPYDSMLSELADPQRAPDLLLLRERIRSWRFYDHLRTDATAPARAPQVGTRTMALAHDGADVAAALRTIVEIGDAGALAQTVDHAFPGSRIEIVNRDGRFELLLHQPGLARPLAAPELSDGTLRYLLLAAALLSPRPPQLLVLNEPETSLHPELLAPLGRLVARASEDTQIVVVSHSDELIGVIDEYADEPNMIELVKQDGATTVMGQRIMDEPLWYWPDR, from the coding sequence ATGCTGACCACGTTGGCCGTGGAGAACTACCGGTCCCTGCGCACGCTGCGGGTGCCCATCCCGGGCCAATCCATGTTCAATGCCGACCCCGAGATCAAATGCGAAGCCGCCTGGGCCGGTCCGGTACTGCGGCCCTCGACCGTGCTGGCCCAGCGCAGCGGCCCGGTCGTGCAATTGCGCGGTGAGGGCGACGGTTGGGGCCTGGTCCCGCACACCCTGAAGCCCTACGACTCCATGCTCTCCGAGCTGGCCGATCCGCAGCGTGCCCCCGATCTGCTGCTCCTGCGCGAACGCATCCGGTCCTGGCGCTTCTACGACCACCTGCGCACAGACGCCACCGCCCCCGCGCGCGCACCTCAGGTCGGCACTCGCACCATGGCTTTGGCCCACGACGGCGCGGACGTGGCCGCGGCCCTGCGCACCATCGTCGAGATCGGTGACGCCGGCGCGCTGGCCCAAACCGTCGATCACGCCTTCCCGGGCAGCCGCATCGAGATCGTGAACCGCGACGGCCGTTTCGAACTGCTGCTGCACCAGCCCGGACTCGCCCGCCCGCTGGCCGCGCCCGAATTGTCCGACGGTACCCTGCGCTACCTGCTGCTGGCCGCCGCGCTGCTGTCCCCGCGCCCGCCGCAACTGCTGGTTCTCAACGAACCCGAGACCAGCCTGCACCCCGAACTGCTGGCCCCGCTCGGCCGCCTCGTCGCGCGCGCTTCCGAGGACACCCAGATCGTGGTGGTGAGTCATTCCGACGAATTGATCGGCGTCATCGACGAGTACGCCGACGAACCGAACATGATCGAATTGGTGAAACAGGACGGTGCGACGACGGTGATGGGACAGCGAATCATGGACGAACCGCTCTGGTATTGGCCGGACCGTTAG
- a CDS encoding TetR/AcrR family transcriptional regulator — MSVETIGDPGPLPRGRHGLTREQVEASQYQRLCTAVLEAVGELGFAATTVADIVTRAQVARRTFYAVFGGKDECFAAAYDLAVGAALEQLRETVTGLEGVNFADRVRISFEIYLGFLALQPGAARALYVETLAAGPGLVSHRLRVHERFADYIMAVAQVGVRDGDLTAEPDREMVDMLLGGIDDRVRACLHTKGAQALPELVPLFTRTAVTIASTPAS, encoded by the coding sequence GTGAGTGTGGAAACCATCGGTGATCCGGGACCCCTGCCGCGGGGCCGGCACGGGCTGACCCGTGAGCAGGTGGAGGCCTCGCAATACCAGCGATTGTGCACCGCCGTGCTCGAAGCGGTGGGCGAGCTCGGCTTCGCCGCGACCACCGTCGCCGATATCGTGACCCGCGCCCAGGTGGCGCGCCGCACCTTCTACGCCGTCTTCGGCGGCAAGGACGAATGTTTCGCCGCCGCCTACGATCTGGCCGTCGGGGCCGCGCTGGAACAATTACGCGAAACCGTCACCGGCCTCGAGGGCGTGAATTTCGCTGACCGGGTGCGCATCTCGTTCGAGATCTACCTCGGCTTCCTGGCCCTGCAGCCGGGCGCGGCCCGCGCACTGTATGTCGAAACCCTCGCCGCCGGACCGGGATTGGTGTCGCACCGACTGCGGGTGCACGAACGGTTCGCCGACTACATCATGGCGGTGGCGCAGGTCGGCGTGCGCGACGGCGACCTCACGGCCGAACCGGATCGCGAGATGGTCGACATGCTGCTCGGCGGCATCGACGACCGAGTCCGGGCGTGCCTGCACACCAAAGGCGCGCAAGCCCTGCCCGAGCTGGTGCCGTTGTTCACCCGCACCGCGGTCACCATCGCGAGCACACCCGCGTCCTGA
- a CDS encoding triacylglycerol lipase produces MRPTFRTLGSAAFTSVTALSVACATGVASSEPDTGSGAGSAAVSTASDAVGEGPEMTSYLAAFAYGLTHPDAAPPGSNDWNCTPSAEHPRPVVLVHGTWLNTYDSFSFLSPQIARAGFCVFAFNFGRETPLAGGGIGPVLPGRYGVGPMGDSAQQLGRFVDRVLAATGAPAVDVIAHSQGGPVTSQYLKFEGGQGKVRKVVSFGATNHGTSLLGIATLGRIITNLGLDILGFYQPLIGQANTEQVVGSPFYAKLNADGDTVPGVEYTAVGTRHDEISNPYEWTFLTPGPDASVENITLQQDCPEDVSDHLTIMYSPRAASIALHALDPAAHHGLVCTFNPWMIGGSGHI; encoded by the coding sequence ATGAGGCCGACCTTCCGCACCCTCGGCAGCGCCGCGTTCACCAGTGTCACCGCCCTGTCGGTCGCCTGCGCCACGGGCGTGGCCAGTTCCGAACCCGACACCGGTAGCGGCGCGGGGTCCGCGGCCGTCAGCACCGCCTCCGACGCGGTCGGCGAGGGTCCGGAGATGACCTCCTATCTGGCCGCGTTCGCCTACGGCCTCACCCACCCGGACGCCGCGCCGCCGGGATCGAACGACTGGAACTGCACTCCGAGCGCCGAGCATCCGCGGCCGGTGGTGCTGGTCCACGGCACCTGGCTCAATACCTACGACAGCTTCTCGTTCCTGTCACCGCAGATCGCCCGCGCCGGATTCTGTGTCTTCGCCTTCAATTTCGGCCGTGAGACGCCCCTGGCGGGCGGCGGGATCGGGCCGGTGCTGCCCGGCCGCTACGGCGTCGGGCCGATGGGGGACTCGGCCCAGCAGCTCGGCCGGTTCGTGGATCGCGTGCTGGCCGCCACCGGCGCGCCCGCCGTCGACGTGATCGCGCACTCCCAGGGCGGCCCGGTCACCAGCCAGTACCTGAAATTCGAAGGCGGCCAGGGGAAGGTGCGCAAGGTGGTCAGCTTCGGCGCGACCAACCACGGCACCTCGCTGCTCGGCATCGCCACGCTGGGCCGGATCATCACCAATCTGGGCCTCGACATTCTGGGCTTCTATCAGCCGTTGATCGGCCAGGCCAATACCGAACAGGTCGTCGGCTCCCCGTTCTACGCCAAGCTGAACGCCGACGGCGACACCGTGCCCGGCGTCGAATACACCGCGGTCGGCACCCGCCACGACGAGATCTCCAACCCCTACGAGTGGACCTTCCTCACCCCCGGGCCCGACGCGAGCGTGGAAAACATCACGCTGCAACAGGATTGCCCCGAGGACGTCTCCGACCACCTCACCATCATGTACTCGCCGCGGGCGGCGTCGATCGCCCTGCACGCCCTCGACCCGGCCGCGCACCACGGCCTGGTCTGCACCTTCAACCCCTGGATGATCGGCGGCAGCGGCCACATCTAG
- a CDS encoding lipase family protein: protein MTIGDAIETASVTEELEPPRGRPLLPGEDPFYRSPIDPGSVAPGTILRSRPVRLALFGRISQRVRAWQLLYRSTDLNGAPEAAVTTVLLPWDAEPSADRPLVSFQCAIDAVAPKCFPSYALRHGARALGAIPQVEFPLIAAALARGWAVSVPDHEGIHGHFGAAREPGYRALDGLRAALRFEPLGLAPRTRIGLWGYSGGGLATAWAAELAAGYAPELDIVGAVAGSPVGDPAEAFVRLNGSPFAGFAMVFTSGLRRAYPQLDDCVRTLVSEEYQGLLDGAESIATFPLLARYAGRNANRHIRGGLGALLTRPEMRAVLDDIRPGAQAPAMPMLVVQGVNDEVIAVADVDAHVRRYHERGAHVHYLRDRLSTHLPLQFIAIPVMVDWLADRLAGLPSPPSEVRTVWSVAASRRALREHAHFAALVATMLSGGPIRTRSDLR from the coding sequence ATGACGATCGGCGATGCGATCGAGACAGCAAGTGTCACCGAGGAACTGGAGCCGCCCCGCGGGCGCCCACTGCTACCCGGGGAGGATCCGTTCTATCGTTCGCCGATCGACCCGGGCTCCGTCGCGCCGGGCACGATCCTGCGGTCGCGGCCGGTGCGGCTGGCTCTGTTCGGACGCATTTCGCAGCGCGTCCGAGCCTGGCAGCTGCTGTACCGCAGCACCGATCTCAACGGCGCGCCCGAGGCGGCGGTCACCACGGTCCTGCTGCCGTGGGATGCCGAGCCGTCGGCGGACCGGCCGCTGGTGTCGTTCCAGTGCGCCATCGACGCCGTCGCGCCGAAATGCTTCCCCTCCTACGCTTTACGGCACGGCGCTCGCGCGCTCGGCGCCATTCCGCAGGTGGAGTTCCCGCTCATCGCCGCGGCCCTGGCCCGGGGCTGGGCGGTGTCGGTGCCCGATCACGAAGGGATCCACGGCCACTTCGGCGCGGCCCGCGAACCCGGTTACCGCGCCCTCGACGGTCTGCGGGCCGCGCTACGTTTCGAACCGCTGGGTCTGGCGCCGCGGACCCGAATCGGCCTGTGGGGCTACTCCGGTGGCGGTCTGGCCACCGCGTGGGCCGCGGAACTGGCGGCGGGCTACGCGCCCGAACTCGATATCGTGGGCGCGGTCGCGGGCTCGCCGGTAGGTGACCCGGCCGAGGCGTTCGTGCGGTTGAACGGTTCACCGTTCGCGGGGTTCGCCATGGTGTTCACCTCCGGCCTGCGTCGCGCCTACCCGCAGCTCGACGACTGCGTGCGCACGCTGGTGTCGGAGGAATACCAGGGCCTGCTCGACGGCGCGGAGTCCATCGCCACCTTCCCGCTGCTGGCCCGCTACGCCGGACGGAATGCCAACCGGCACATCCGCGGTGGCCTGGGTGCGCTATTGACCCGGCCCGAGATGCGGGCCGTCCTCGACGACATCCGTCCCGGCGCACAGGCGCCCGCCATGCCGATGCTGGTCGTGCAGGGCGTCAATGACGAGGTGATCGCGGTGGCCGATGTCGACGCGCACGTGCGCCGCTATCACGAGCGCGGCGCCCACGTGCACTACCTGCGCGATCGGCTCAGCACCCATCTGCCGTTGCAGTTCATCGCCATTCCGGTGATGGTGGATTGGCTGGCCGACCGCCTGGCCGGCCTACCGTCGCCGCCGTCGGAGGTGCGCACCGTATGGTCGGTGGCCGCCTCCCGGCGCGCGCTGCGCGAGCACGCTCACTTCGCGGCGCTGGTGGCCACCATGCTGTCGGGCGGCCCGATCCGCACCCGATCGGACTTGCGGTAA
- a CDS encoding CdaR family transcriptional regulator, producing the protein MIKATQPLTAAPISGPLRDARTLSNTLVAHFADNVARCGTLPGDALRGEVTTVTRTCLELAAGVLEGRDVSAKIERLQRAGADWAREGIPIGTIHRAVHDGFALGFDLIVDDTGPEDYARLAVTARRLFEVLAMVDSTFAVAYVREHRAVVAEHHTAVHTVASALLAGHPASTMARAGGIEIDESYHILALSIPRHPGESDARVDGEVVARRKLRRIQSELARSGEGRALSLLSADGGTVLLPGTAATAAELADLITGLSTAAQVPVTATVVHTETSRIPDAAEQAHELLDMVHRLECAPGLYRFDDLAMEYQLTRPGPAREYLGTLLDPLDAHPELLETLRRHIGNDLSRRHTARLLGVHTNTVDNRLKRIGQLTGFDPAQPSGLWYLRSALVARSYRKSDRVRIGPPDSMVATSAAK; encoded by the coding sequence ATGATCAAGGCAACGCAACCCCTCACGGCCGCACCGATTTCCGGACCCCTGCGCGATGCGCGCACGCTCTCGAACACCCTGGTCGCCCACTTCGCCGACAATGTCGCCCGCTGCGGCACCCTGCCCGGGGACGCGCTGCGCGGCGAGGTCACCACCGTCACCCGCACCTGCCTCGAACTCGCCGCCGGCGTGCTCGAGGGCCGCGACGTCAGCGCCAAGATCGAACGGCTGCAACGCGCGGGCGCGGACTGGGCGCGTGAAGGCATACCGATCGGCACCATCCACCGCGCCGTGCACGACGGCTTCGCGCTGGGCTTCGATCTGATCGTCGACGACACCGGACCCGAGGACTACGCCCGGCTCGCGGTCACCGCGCGCCGGCTGTTCGAGGTGCTGGCCATGGTGGATTCGACCTTCGCGGTGGCCTATGTGCGCGAGCACCGCGCGGTGGTGGCCGAACACCACACGGCGGTGCACACGGTCGCCTCCGCGCTGCTGGCCGGGCATCCCGCCTCGACCATGGCCCGCGCGGGCGGCATCGAGATCGACGAGTCGTATCACATTCTGGCCCTGAGCATTCCGCGGCACCCGGGCGAATCCGACGCCCGGGTGGACGGCGAGGTGGTGGCGCGGCGCAAGCTGCGGCGCATCCAATCCGAACTGGCGCGCAGTGGCGAGGGCCGCGCACTGTCGCTGCTGAGCGCCGACGGCGGGACCGTGCTGCTGCCCGGCACCGCCGCGACCGCCGCCGAACTGGCCGACCTGATCACCGGATTGTCCACGGCCGCACAGGTTCCGGTGACCGCCACGGTCGTCCACACCGAGACCTCGCGCATTCCCGACGCCGCCGAGCAGGCGCACGAACTGCTCGACATGGTGCACCGCCTGGAATGCGCGCCCGGCCTGTACCGCTTCGACGACCTGGCCATGGAGTACCAGCTGACCCGTCCCGGCCCGGCCCGCGAATACCTGGGCACGCTGCTCGATCCGCTCGACGCCCACCCCGAACTGCTGGAAACCCTGCGCCGCCATATCGGCAACGACCTGAGCCGACGGCATACGGCGCGCTTGCTGGGCGTGCACACCAATACCGTCGACAATCGGCTCAAACGCATCGGGCAGCTGACCGGCTTCGATCCGGCCCAGCCGTCGGGGCTGTGGTATCTGCGGTCCGCGCTGGTGGCCCGCAGTTACCGCAAGTCCGATCGGGTGCGGATCGGGCCGCCCGACAGCATGGTGGCCACCAGCGCCGCGAAGTGA
- a CDS encoding TetR/AcrR family transcriptional regulator, translating to MESPAEAATEITDKRLLRGSRTRRVVLDRAVDIASLDSLEGLSFGRLATDTGLSKAGIQTLFRTKEGLQLATIEHFRGLFVDTVTRPALAKPRGVQRLQALVEYWVDYAARPLFEGGCFQAANLTEFDSRPGPVRDALIENQRVWTELLTGELAHARDHGEIADLDAELAAFQIDAVLKAANTALRLGDDSAVAKVRRIVDGFLTAP from the coding sequence ATGGAAAGCCCGGCCGAGGCGGCCACCGAGATCACCGACAAGCGGCTGCTGCGCGGCTCCCGCACCCGCCGCGTGGTGCTCGACCGGGCCGTGGACATCGCCTCGCTGGACAGCTTGGAGGGCTTGAGTTTCGGTCGTCTCGCCACCGACACCGGGCTCAGCAAAGCGGGCATCCAGACGCTGTTCCGCACCAAAGAAGGCCTGCAGCTGGCCACCATCGAGCACTTCCGCGGCCTGTTCGTCGACACCGTCACCCGGCCCGCCCTGGCGAAACCCCGTGGCGTCCAACGGCTCCAGGCGCTCGTCGAGTACTGGGTGGACTACGCGGCGCGGCCCCTGTTCGAGGGCGGCTGCTTCCAGGCGGCCAACCTGACCGAATTCGACAGCCGCCCCGGGCCGGTCCGCGACGCGCTGATCGAGAACCAGCGCGTGTGGACCGAGCTGCTCACCGGGGAACTGGCCCACGCCCGCGACCATGGCGAGATCGCCGACCTGGACGCCGAACTCGCGGCCTTCCAGATCGACGCGGTTCTCAAAGCGGCGAATACCGCACTGCGCCTGGGCGACGACAGTGCGGTAGCGAAGGTGCGCCGGATCGTCGACGGATTCCTCACCGCCCCTTGA
- a CDS encoding epoxide hydrolase family protein codes for MSDTENRMHDTAIRPFRIDIAQADLDDLHQRLTRTRWIDEVPGVGWERGVPTAYLRELAAYWADKFDWRAAEATLNADPQFTTTIDGQNLHFLHIRSARPDATPLLLIHGWPGTPADFLDLIGPLTAPAAHGDPDAPAFHLVIPTLPGHGFSGPLTETGWHDGRVAAALAELMARLGYDRYGVQGGDHGAFVAPRLAREHSEHVIGVHANALVTFPTGDPADMAALTDTERQRLAAMKQFQDDGSAYMSLAGSRPHTLAQLLADSPVGQLGWIVEKYKEWTDASHELPEQAIDRDKILTTVAIYWLTDTARSVCDYYYERFHDHTMFAPKPKGTVPTGVAVFATGDYAIRRFAEKAHNIVHWSEFYSGGHFPALEVPELLVGDIREFFAGLAR; via the coding sequence ATGAGCGACACCGAGAACCGCATGCACGACACCGCGATCCGCCCCTTCCGCATCGACATCGCGCAGGCCGACCTGGACGACCTGCACCAGCGCCTGACCCGCACCCGCTGGATCGACGAGGTCCCCGGAGTCGGCTGGGAACGCGGCGTCCCGACCGCCTACCTGCGCGAGCTCGCCGCCTATTGGGCCGACAAGTTCGATTGGCGCGCCGCGGAGGCCACCCTCAACGCCGACCCGCAGTTCACCACCACGATCGACGGCCAGAACCTGCATTTCCTCCACATCCGCTCGGCCCGCCCGGACGCCACGCCGCTGCTGCTGATCCACGGCTGGCCCGGCACCCCCGCCGACTTCCTGGACCTGATCGGCCCGCTGACCGCCCCGGCCGCACACGGCGACCCCGACGCCCCCGCCTTCCATCTGGTCATCCCGACGCTGCCCGGGCACGGCTTCTCCGGCCCGCTCACCGAAACCGGCTGGCACGACGGCAGAGTCGCGGCGGCGCTGGCCGAGCTGATGGCGCGGCTGGGCTACGACCGCTACGGCGTGCAGGGCGGCGACCACGGCGCGTTCGTGGCTCCGCGCCTGGCCCGCGAGCACTCCGAGCACGTGATCGGCGTGCACGCCAACGCCCTGGTCACCTTCCCGACCGGCGACCCGGCCGATATGGCCGCGCTCACCGACACCGAGCGGCAGCGGCTGGCGGCGATGAAGCAGTTCCAGGACGACGGCTCGGCTTACATGAGCCTGGCCGGTTCCCGCCCGCACACCCTGGCGCAGCTGCTCGCGGATTCGCCCGTCGGCCAGCTGGGTTGGATCGTGGAGAAGTACAAGGAGTGGACCGACGCGAGCCACGAGCTGCCCGAGCAGGCCATCGACCGCGACAAGATCCTGACCACGGTGGCGATCTACTGGCTCACCGATACCGCGCGCAGCGTGTGCGACTACTACTACGAGCGCTTCCACGACCACACGATGTTCGCGCCCAAGCCCAAGGGCACGGTGCCGACCGGCGTGGCGGTCTTCGCCACCGGTGACTACGCCATCCGACGGTTCGCGGAGAAGGCGCACAACATCGTGCACTGGTCGGAGTTCTACTCCGGCGGCCACTTCCCGGCCCTCGAGGTGCCCGAGCTGCTGGTGGGCGATATCCGGGAGTTCTTCGCCGGCCTGGCCCGCTGA